The following proteins are co-located in the Candidatus Methylomirabilota bacterium genome:
- a CDS encoding creatininase family protein translates to MRSKALAAAVCLVLICAGPVCAQTPDTVLLDELTWTELRDLIGAKSTTIIVPVGGTEQNGPHMTLGKHNARVKVLSEKIARALGSTLVAPVIGYVPEGGLSPATGHMRFPGTVTIPDETFRKVLEYAARSFKAHGFRDIVFLGDHGGTQADQKTVAGRLNREWAATSVRVHSIEEYYRAADVEFPRLLRARGYREDEVGSHAGLADTSLMLAVDPRMVRSDRLRPAPGPQEASGVSGDPTRANAELGQLGVEMIVTRTADAVRKSIARR, encoded by the coding sequence ATGAGATCGAAAGCGCTGGCGGCGGCCGTGTGCCTGGTGCTGATCTGCGCGGGTCCCGTGTGCGCCCAGACGCCTGATACCGTGCTCCTCGATGAATTGACCTGGACGGAACTCCGTGACCTGATCGGGGCCAAGAGCACGACGATCATCGTGCCCGTCGGCGGCACGGAGCAGAACGGCCCCCACATGACGCTCGGCAAGCACAACGCGCGGGTGAAGGTTCTGTCGGAGAAGATCGCGCGCGCGCTCGGCAGCACGCTCGTGGCGCCGGTCATCGGGTATGTCCCGGAGGGAGGCCTCAGCCCTGCCACGGGACACATGCGGTTCCCCGGCACGGTGACCATTCCGGACGAGACCTTCCGGAAGGTCCTCGAGTACGCGGCGCGGAGCTTCAAGGCCCACGGCTTCCGTGACATCGTCTTCCTTGGCGACCACGGAGGCACCCAGGCGGACCAGAAGACAGTCGCCGGCCGGCTGAATCGAGAGTGGGCCGCGACCTCCGTCCGGGTCCACTCGATCGAGGAATACTACCGGGCGGCCGACGTGGAGTTTCCGCGCCTGCTCAGGGCGCGCGGCTACCGGGAGGATGAGGTGGGCAGCCACGCCGGGCTCGCCGATACATCCTTGATGCTGGCCGTCGATCCGCGCATGGTGCGCTCGGATCGCCTGCGGCCGGCTCCCGGGCCGCAGGAGGCGAGCGGGGTGTCGGGCGATCCCACCCGGGCCAACGCCGAATTGGGCCAGCTCGGCGTCGAGATGATCGTGACCAGGACGGCAGACGCTGTCAGGAAGTCGATCGCCCGTCGCTGA
- a CDS encoding response regulator: MPDPVVVLVEDEPQIRRFLRATLTGQGYRLFEAPTGTDGIIEVGSRQPDVVIIDLGLPDMDGIEVIRRLREWTAVPIIVLSARGQERDKVTALDAGADDYVSKPFGASELLARIRVSLRHAAGASHEADEAAFRVGELHVDLLRRHVAVGAAEVRLTPTEYKLLTTLIRHAGKVVTHQQLLREVWGPTHTDQAHYVRIYMAHLRHKLEAEPARPRYFLTEPGVGYRLAVD, from the coding sequence ATGCCTGATCCAGTCGTCGTCCTTGTCGAGGACGAGCCGCAGATCCGCCGCTTCCTCAGGGCCACGCTGACGGGACAGGGCTACCGCCTCTTCGAGGCGCCGACGGGCACCGACGGCATCATCGAAGTGGGCTCACGCCAGCCGGATGTCGTCATCATCGACCTGGGATTGCCGGACATGGACGGCATCGAAGTCATCCGCCGGCTGCGCGAGTGGACCGCCGTGCCGATCATCGTCCTGTCGGCGCGGGGCCAGGAGCGGGACAAGGTCACGGCGCTGGACGCGGGCGCCGATGACTACGTCAGCAAGCCCTTCGGTGCCAGTGAGCTTCTGGCGCGCATCCGGGTGTCCCTTCGGCACGCCGCCGGGGCCTCCCACGAGGCCGACGAGGCGGCGTTCCGAGTCGGCGAGCTGCACGTGGATCTGCTCCGTCGGCACGTGGCCGTTGGCGCCGCGGAGGTGCGCCTGACACCGACCGAATACAAGCTCCTCACGACCCTTATCCGCCACGCGGGAAAGGTCGTCACACACCAGCAGCTCCTCCGCGAAGTGTGGGGACCGACGCACACCGACCAGGCCCACTACGTGCGCATCTACATGGCCCACCTTCGTCACAAGCTCGAGGCCGAGCCGGCCCGTCCCCGTTATTTCCTGACAGAACCGGGTGTCGGCTATCGGCTGGCAGTCGACTGA
- a CDS encoding YncE family protein has product MPPVADRKNLYSETRPEKLSAAVSNALPRVYVPNLKSNDVYVIDPATLKVVDRFRVGINPQHIVPSYDLKTLWVTNNAEGRTDGSLTPIDPATGKPGKSIAVDDPYNMYFSPDGRSAIVVAEALKRLDFRDPHTMALQASLPVPQCGGINHADFSIDGHFVIFTCEFQGSLAKIDLVGRKVFGYLKLSRGGMPQDIRVSPDGKTFYVADMKADGVFVVDGDSFKEIGFIPTGIGTHGLYPSRDGTKLYVANRGSNHIRGKPHGKGSVSVVDFATRNIVATWSIPGGGSPDMGNVSADGKVLWLSGRYDDVVYAIDTTSGEVRKIAVGKEPHGLTVWPQPGRYSLGHTGNMR; this is encoded by the coding sequence ATGCCCCCGGTGGCCGATCGCAAGAACCTCTACAGCGAGACGCGGCCGGAGAAGCTGAGCGCCGCCGTCTCGAACGCGCTGCCGCGAGTCTATGTCCCGAATCTCAAATCCAATGACGTCTACGTGATCGATCCGGCGACGCTCAAGGTGGTCGACCGGTTCCGGGTGGGCATCAACCCGCAGCACATCGTGCCGTCGTATGACCTCAAGACGCTCTGGGTCACCAACAACGCCGAAGGGCGCACCGACGGGAGCCTGACGCCGATCGACCCGGCGACCGGCAAGCCGGGCAAGTCGATCGCCGTCGACGACCCCTACAACATGTACTTCTCGCCCGACGGGCGCTCGGCCATCGTGGTCGCGGAGGCGCTCAAGCGGCTCGACTTCCGCGATCCCCATACCATGGCCCTGCAGGCCTCGCTCCCGGTGCCGCAGTGCGGCGGGATCAACCACGCGGATTTCTCCATCGACGGCCACTTCGTCATCTTCACCTGCGAGTTCCAGGGCAGCCTGGCGAAGATCGACCTGGTCGGGCGCAAGGTCTTCGGCTATCTCAAGCTCTCGAGGGGCGGCATGCCGCAGGACATCCGCGTGTCCCCGGACGGGAAGACCTTCTATGTAGCCGACATGAAGGCGGACGGCGTCTTTGTGGTAGACGGCGACAGTTTCAAGGAGATCGGCTTCATCCCGACCGGAATCGGCACGCATGGGCTGTACCCCAGCCGCGACGGCACGAAGCTTTACGTCGCCAACCGCGGCTCGAACCATATCCGCGGCAAGCCGCACGGGAAGGGGAGCGTGTCCGTCGTCGACTTCGCCACCCGGAACATCGTGGCCACGTGGTCCATACCCGGCGGGGGAAGCCCGGACATGGGCAATGTGAGCGCGGACGGAAAGGTCTTGTGGCTCTCAGGCCGGTACGACGATGTCGTCTACGCGATCGACACCACGTCGGGCGAAGTGCGGAAGATTGCCGTCGGCAAGGAGCCCCACGGCCTGACGGTCTGGCCCCAGCCGGGTCGCTACTCGCTCGGCCATACCGGGAACATGCGGTAG